The nucleotide window AATTGAAACACTTGAACTCATTTGGCCCACTGAAGTAagccccaccccccacccccggGGTCTCAGATGATATTAAtcctaaaaaataatattttttggtcTGTGAGCAATGAAGAGAACTTGAGCCACTCGAGAGCGGGTCTCTTAATATGTATGCTCAAAATTGAGTTTGAGAATCCCATATAATAAATAACATGATGTTCCCCACCAGCTCTGACAATTTATGGTCCTAACCTTTCTGCTTCTAGGATGAAACAACAAAAGGGAACTTCTCTCTCTCCAGAGCCGGCTCTAAAGCCTTGAGAAAAAGGCTAGTGCCTTCGCCCACAAAACTGAAGGggcccatttttttttatagcaaTAATAGCTTGTAAGttttctttacaaaaaaaatagagtactattcttagaaaaataaacttCTCACATAAGAGGAAagaacaattagaagaagtttGACATATATCATTCTGGAGTACCgtctcaagaaagattaaatGGATTGGCcatattatcaattgaaaaagaaCTATAAGAAGAAATCGATTATAGAAAGGTTATTGATGACTTTGCATCTTAAAGAGCTAGAAGAATAGACTGGTCTAGAAAAAGTTCAAGGCCTCCGTTCAATTCTAGCTGTAGGCCACTAGTGTGTTTGAGCTGCCCccgtctctctctctctcacacattGTTTCGCTATTTACTGATTTTAAGGGGCTGGGCCACTACCTGCTTTACATGGAATTTCGTaagaacagaaaaaaaaatataagagtCGAACTCCGGTTCTTTCAGCCTAAATGAAGCTAACAGTAGTAGTGGTGTCTAGGGCTCGGACTCACTTGATGCACGCTTAAAAGACTTGAAGTGCAATAAAACCAGGTTGTGTGCTTCGTCTCACTTATTGGCATTTTGGTAGTCTCTAAGCAGTGTTGTCAAAGGCTCATTTAAGGCGGCAGGCTTAAGCCTTGAAGCTCCAGGGGggttttggggggggggggtgattTGGCTTGCTTAATTTGCGTGTAGGCAAGGCACATATGCGCCTCACTGCCCATGAGTTCTAACTTGAACCTAGCAGtactaaacaacaaatataatCGGCAAATAAGTGTATTAATTAGTcgtaaaagaaaatattatgaggtttttatatttttcttgaatgaCATATTTTTACTTCGTTTTTTCCTTCATCGCACCTTTTTTTACTAAAGCCCACTTCAATTGCGCTAGGGGGCCAATTGACCTGGAACACTCTTTAGAGCTTTTCACCTTTGACAACGCCAGCATTAAGGTTCCAAGGCACGTATCGGCAGTACTAGATAATAGATGTAGTTGGCAAAATGATATGTTAATTGTTGAGAAACTATATATGAACGAATATTAGTGATTAAGAGTACAGTCCAAATTTTAGTATTAGAAGACTAGCTCAAAACTATAAGATTACAACATCTCACCTAAATCAGAAATTTAAACTGTTCCTAACTTGATGATTTTACTTCATTGATTTCGCTTAATTAAACGGATTTCAATTCTTTAGTCCTAATAGTTATTGTTGTGcttgtatttccttttcctTGCATTACATGTATTTGTTATTACTTCTTCTTTAGCTTTGTTTAAAGGCCATATTTTTAAGTTTGCTTTGCATTTAAACCCGCAGAGGTTAGCGCTTCTTGTGCTTTCTGTTTCCGACTACTTATGGGTAACAATATACTAGTACTAATTTCAGAAAATTCAACCCGACTTGCATTAAGTAAACCTGATTGATCAAAAACAAGACTATAACGTCTATTAGACTCCTCATAGTTGTATTAAATCCGATTGAACATAAACAAGACTATAATGTCTATAAGACTCCTCGTAGTTTTATTAAATCCGATTGAACATAAACAAGACTATAATGTCTATAAGACTACTAATAGCTGTAGGATTCCAACTTATCTTAGTAAACAAGACTATAAGACTACTAATAGTCGTAGGATTCCAACTTATTTCCTCCCCTAAACCAACATATCCATGAAGCACAACCAATCAACTGCAACAAATTAGGTAGCTAGCATGATTCCATCCTGCACGTACAATATGACTTTTAGTTAGCCTGATAGGCTGATACAACATCATCATTTTGTCCTTTGACTTGTGCAACTTCCCAAACAATTCCAAGAGTTATGATGGTAAAATCCTCCCTGAGGGGCCTTGCTAAAGTTAACTGCAGGGGTACAAAAACCTTCACCAGTACTTCTTAAGGAGTAGTAGACTGGCTCAGATCTAACATCCAATAACAATTATAACCTCAGAATGGTGGAAGCTAATAACATCATGTGTATGGTGGTCAGTCTGGAAGATGTTTTGAAGATAGATCCAATTCCATCTACAAAGTTAAATGGAATTGTATAGTATCTctacttttttggtgtaaacagctTTGCATAGATGATATAGATCAGATTATAGATTTGATAGGAAATCTGCAATTATCCCTTTTTGGAGGTAGCCAGCAtacccttaatgctgaagaattcAACCTTAACAAAAACTATTATGGCCTCAGAATAATGCATGGCAAAGACCATATACCCACTGTTGATAGCTTTTTCCATTGGGAATAGCAGTATACAAACGACTTTAATGCCTTGTAGATATATTTTTCTGATGCCTAACTATTGTTAAGACAAAATCCAAGTTTCAGCACCAAATATTATTCCCTCCATCCCATTTAATGTGAAGGTACTCCCTcagttccaatttatgtgacagtTTAAATCAGCACAAAGttgatgaaagaaatgaagacttttgaaacttgtggtcttaGACATGAGCATTTGTGTGGTACTAGAAGTTTCTCATCAAGTGCAAAATGGAAAGTGTTTAAGTTAATTGTTTTCACGTTCAGAAGTGATTTTAGAACGGAATAGAAAGAATAATGTCACTTAAACAGTAACAAGGAGTTCAAGACAGGAAAAAGACATCTGAAACTTGAGGTCTAAATCATAACTGGAAACGTTTCATGGACAAAGGGTAAAAtgtaaagataaaaattaaaagtttctAATATAGAAAAGTGTCTTCTATTTCAGGCAGACTAAAAATGGAAGTGTCACACAAAATGAGATAGAAGGAGTAACATACAACACAAATCAAATGCTAATACATAGTTTCACTGAGGTAGGAGATTAAAAGGTTGTGAAAATGCAATCTCCAAAAATTCTGctgataaaaaatataaccCTACATATTGTAGATAGCAACAAATAACACTCAGGAATGGAAGGGAAAACAATTAAGTACATGTGAATCTATCAGCACAAAAGACAATcgtaaaccaaaaaaaaaggaaaaagaagaccATAATAGCTATTAGTTGTATGGCCATGTCATGTGTATTTACCAGCATTTTCTAGTTTTTAGATTTGAACACACAACACTTGGAATAACATAGAGCAATAATGGGCATAATATTCCCTTCATAAAGAATAATACAACAGAAGGGTCAACAGTCATGcgaaagaaagagaagatctCAAACCTTGAATACTGGAGCCTGTATTTCTTCGACTCTAATACTTTGTACGTTCTCTTCCTTCAATGGACCAAAGAGTTGTGCCCGAAGCACAGGGGAGCGGGCAGCAAGAACCAACTTGTGTGCAGCAAAGACTTCACCTTCAACTTCAAACTTTATATCAGCTCCCTCTCCACTCTCTAGGAGCATCCCAAAATGAAGCCCAATGTCTGACGGTGGCACAGACAGGGAGAAAGTCTTCGGTGTTTCATTGTATGATCTGACAACACCAACAGTACATTGGATCAAGAGACAATCATCTTTAAGATAGTCTGATGCTTCTAGTAATGTTCTCCTGAAAAAGCGTTTATAGCCCCTGCAAAGGCAACCATGAAACTGGAAAAGGTTAACATATACACTGATggaaaaagaaatacaagagTACATGTACTATAAGATCTAAATCCCCCCAAAAAGATTACCTAAAATGACAGTAAGCTAATAAAAGAAGTTCCCTAAATACTTCTTTCACACATTACTTTCAGTATTGTGTAGCAAATGTGTTATTTTATATCACAACCATCACCACCCAAAAAAAACTCCGCCCCAGAAACCAATAGTTGGTTTTCTCACTTTCCCTCTTGGTAACTCGATCCCAACCATGGTCGAAGTGTAGGATCTTTTCCACCACCACCCAATCACTCGTCACAATGAAGCAAATGCTGAGCACTATCCCTCAAACATGTCTTAAGACCTCAATGAATTCATGTGGATGGGCATCCCTCAACCAAGGAAAACCTTTGAAATAAAAGCTAAGATGTAGTTGATCCATTTTTCTTCTATCAGATGAAATATCCATGTTGCAATAAGTTATATACAGGCGCATGCAGTAAGGACCACTTTCAATGAATAGTAATCCAAACAGAATGCATAATCCTATGAGTGACACGcattttacttttttcataAGAGGCCAAAAACACATTAAGGTTGACTAGAGGACAATATGATTTTGAGGCTGGTCCTCATATTGCAGCCACAGAAGCTAGGAGGTCCAGTTTAGGAAGCCATATGAGAAGGTGGCCTTAATTATGGATATACCCGAGGCAGCATGTTTCACTGGAAAAGGTGAGTATCTTTGGAAGGAAGAGAAGGAGCAAAAATTTATACTGCATAGATGTTTGAATTGCATTgcttatttttcactttaattGACTAtcaaaaaccccaaaaattGAGTTGCTTATTTTTCACTTAATGCACCCAACAATGTTCGAATTTGTAATGATAACCATGAATATCACTCTCAATCAGTTTCTAAGCACCAAAAAATGGAAACCATTATACAAATTAAGGAGTTACTGTTTTTCCtctaaatatttcaaattatatacaaaagtAGTAAAATTACCCGCACCTCGCGCGGGAACTTAATATCatggaatttataaaataatacttaaaacctatctgtcattaaaactaaaatactatattatcttacatacaagattatgTAGTAATGAACATTAATATTgtaaaggaaaattaaaattataacttatcatttatccttaataacataaggaTAAATTAATGACggtaaaaatacataccaggatctgtaacaatagaatgaaatagaaaggaaaaaattgagtcCACTGAAAGCACAGTGTCCCCTTCAGGAATAGGAAATTATTCCTCCCTAGTACCcgaggtttaaaggaatagatcctctcaggatAAAACAAtctattcaccagtgtattgatacaaacaCAATAGTGTCAGTCAACCACTCAATAGGAGCAAAGTACCCAAATATTTAATTgcgcagaagaagaagaagtagttcaaaattttcattgtttaaaaATGAGGGGAAatccttctatttatagacaacaaagagtagtgtgaacaaatgtttattgtgccttattggaaaggtcacaactatttggaaaagttgcaacccttcagAAATGTCACCACCTTTctaaaaaagtcacaacttttcattaaaggggaaggctagttttcgaaataaataaattaaaagggaatctaGGTTTGTGGTGGCGTCATGTAGGCGGGCCTAGggttcttttatatatatatatatatgatatatgatatgatgggGCTAAATAGGGTAAGATCTTAAAACATGGGCTCATTTGGTTATAGGAAGCTTGGGCAGAGTGAGGGTAAAatctcaacaaaataaaaaggatagCTTGAAACTATAAAGAACTAAAGTCATTGCATGTTAAAGCAAGAAGTAGACTAACTTAATGATAATCgaagaaatttcataaatatcGCACTAAATATGACTTCATCACGCGACTCCAGATTAGACGGCCCATAAAGTGGGCACCAGAAATCAGGTGGGAAACCCAAAACGACATCGCACCAAGTTCATATTTGTGTGCCAGAGTAAGGTTTACCTCTTAACACCAAAAGATTCATCCAActacaaaaacaaaatagaagATCCCCTTTGCACCAAAAATCTATGTAAAACAAAAGGAAGCTTATGATTCTCCACAGTGATATAAAATTCAAACCTTCCATATTTTACAAACAACTTATCCTCAACATTCAACTTCAACTTATGCACCTTCGCACTCAATTCACATAATTCAAAAATGTAAACATACCAACACAGCTCATGATGTAATCCAGTAGAATACAAAAATATGATCCAGATCAAACAGCTTGAGGACTAGACACAATCCATATTAATGAATAACTCAAATATGCCTCAAAATCTCAAGTACTTAGAGCTTCAGCATCCTCTATATCCATTCTATTTTCATGGACCCACTTTGTTCCGGCACTAACGAATCATCATTTAACATTCAACTTACTTCCCGAAACATGAATCTAATGTAACTATATACCAAAGCAatatcaacaaaaacaaaaaacaactgAACTACATGATTAATAAGAGATACAAATGTGCAAAAAAATTACCACATGCTACCCCGGTATTTGAGTGTGTAGGGACCCGTCTCCAGCACCCTACCAAAGTGGGTATGAACCTTATGCCTCTCATTACCGCTCTGATCCATAAGAGACAGCTCAAACAAAGCTCTAACATCGGTAGCATCACTAGCAAGGGCGATGAAAAGAGAAACATATGTACCATTATCCTCCGAGCTTTTTCCATCGGGATAAAAGTAAACAGCCCAAGAGTGACCACCCACCGTAAAAATCTCGGAAGTTACATATTTCCCAATTCCCATACCTTTAGATAAGGCGTAACCATCAACCTTAAATTCATGGGACCCATTAATCGTATCGATCCGAGAGGTCGATGTGGTTGTTGTGGGTTGAGAAGATGATGaattttggggttttgaaggTTCCGATGGAACCCTGAAGGTACCCATATGGTGaaagattggattttttttcgtagaattgaaagaaaagaagatctttTAAGCTAATAGGTCGGCAAAAAAAATGAGTGAGAATTgaggaaaaaatttaaatctaatcGGTGAAAATTGATGGAATTGAAGAAACGGATCGACCCCTTGGCTTAATGGGTCGGTAAAAATGGGTGGAATTGgagaaaaaatggagaagaagaggTTTACGAAGATGGAGGATTAGGGTTTTGCCGATATGGGAAAGAGGGGAAACGGTGTGAGGTGAAAAGAAATCAAACAGAGACTTTCTACAATTTAtgcatatatttataataaaaaaaactactGCTAATATGTCAtacaactatttaattttttaataaaaaataataatttattaaattgataTACTAATATAATAATAGTATGGATTACTCCATGTTCACACAATGAAGAAAAAGCTTCTCACCAACATGGTGTTGTGGTGAGACTGTTTCCCCCTTAAACAGAGATTTCGGGTTCAAACCTTGAATATAGAGCAAAATTTGTTTGGAGCATCATTCCCGAATAAATCTTGCAGTGCGCAATTCGAATTTAATCAAAGTTCTAATCTGGCCTCCGGACACGAAGtggaaaaaccaaaaaaaaaaaaaaagtgttccATTTGACAAACTTATCTCGACTATGAGCTTCTCAAGTtgatctgttttttttttgtgaatttgtaGGTCGACGTAATAAATTacttatttctttatattaggAAAGGGATCGGTTTGTTTAGAGGAGCTAAAATAAGGTCAACATTTTTGTTATCTACAATAATTGATCATTATTTGCTTTAGCTCTActgactttttttattttattttgaggtGTTTATTATCTAAAATTATTCGCGGTAAGGA belongs to Solanum stenotomum isolate F172 chromosome 1, ASM1918654v1, whole genome shotgun sequence and includes:
- the LOC125869903 gene encoding BTB/POZ and MATH domain-containing protein 2; the encoded protein is MGTFRVPSEPSKPQNSSSSQPTTTTSTSRIDTINGSHEFKVDGYALSKGMGIGKYVTSEIFTVGGHSWAVYFYPDGKSSEDNGTYVSLFIALASDATDVRALFELSLMDQSGNERHKVHTHFGRVLETGPYTLKYRGSMWGYKRFFRRTLLEASDYLKDDCLLIQCTVGVVRSYNETPKTFSLSVPPSDIGLHFGMLLESGEGADIKFEVEGEVFAAHKLVLAARSPVLRAQLFGPLKEENVQSIRVEEIQAPVFKALLHFIYWDALPDLQELVGLDTKWAVALMAQHLLAAADQYGLERLRALCEAKLCEDVTINTVATTLALADQHHCVQLKSVCLKFIALPENLKAVMQSEGFDHLRESCPSVITELLKYVAGMNEHAIISYVHGGHILDGTDVNGRRVKQRIY